One Pseudomonas sp. FP1742 genomic window carries:
- a CDS encoding type II secretion system F family protein, with translation MAVKAAKISVYAWEGTDRKGAKMTGELTGQNPALIKAQLRKQGINPGKVRKKSASIFSFGKRIKALDIALFTRQMATMMKAGVPLLQSFEIIGEGFDNPNMRKLVDEVKQEVAAGNSFAAALRKKPEYFDELYCNLVDAGEQAGALDTLLERVATYKEKSESLKAKIKKAMTYPLAVVFVAIIVTGILLVKVVPQFQSVFSGFGAELPAFTVMVIGLSEFMQDWWWMMLGVLGALIFGLRHAFKNSPGFRDRTDAWLLKLPLVGALMYKSAVARYARTLSTTFAAGVPLVEALESVAGATGNIVFKRAVLRIKQDVSTGMQLNFSMRTSGIFPTMAIQMTAIGEESGALDDMLDKVAGFYEAEVDNMVDNLTSLMEPFIMVVLGVIVGGLVVAMYLPIFQLGSAI, from the coding sequence ATGGCGGTCAAAGCAGCGAAAATCAGCGTGTATGCCTGGGAAGGCACGGATCGCAAAGGCGCGAAGATGACCGGCGAGTTGACCGGGCAAAATCCCGCGCTGATCAAGGCTCAATTGCGCAAGCAGGGGATCAACCCGGGCAAGGTGCGGAAAAAGTCCGCGTCCATTTTCAGTTTCGGCAAACGCATCAAGGCCCTGGACATTGCCCTGTTCACCCGGCAGATGGCGACCATGATGAAAGCTGGCGTACCGCTGCTGCAATCGTTCGAAATCATCGGCGAAGGCTTCGATAACCCGAACATGCGCAAGCTGGTGGACGAGGTGAAACAGGAAGTTGCGGCCGGCAACAGCTTCGCCGCGGCCCTGCGCAAAAAGCCCGAGTATTTCGATGAGCTGTACTGCAATCTGGTGGACGCCGGCGAGCAGGCCGGTGCCCTGGACACCTTGCTGGAACGGGTGGCGACCTACAAGGAAAAGAGCGAAAGCCTCAAGGCCAAGATCAAGAAAGCCATGACCTACCCGCTGGCCGTGGTGTTCGTCGCGATCATCGTGACCGGGATTCTGCTGGTCAAGGTTGTACCGCAGTTCCAGTCGGTATTCTCGGGGTTCGGTGCCGAGCTGCCGGCGTTCACCGTGATGGTCATCGGCTTGTCGGAATTCATGCAGGATTGGTGGTGGATGATGCTTGGCGTACTGGGAGCGCTGATCTTCGGCCTGCGCCACGCCTTCAAGAACTCTCCAGGTTTTCGCGACCGGACGGACGCCTGGCTGCTGAAGCTGCCGTTGGTTGGCGCGCTCATGTACAAGTCCGCCGTGGCCCGTTACGCCCGCACCCTGTCGACGACGTTTGCCGCCGGGGTGCCACTGGTCGAAGCCCTGGAGTCAGTGGCAGGCGCGACCGGCAATATCGTGTTCAAGCGAGCGGTGCTGCGCATCAAGCAGGACGTTTCCACCGGCATGCAGCTTAACTTTTCCATGCGCACCTCCGGCATTTTTCCGACCATGGCGATCCAGATGACCGCCATTGGCGAAGAGTCCGGCGCCCTGGACGACATGCTCGACAAGGTCGCGGGTTTCTACGAGGCCGAGGTGGACAACATGGTCGATAACCTGACCAGTCTGATGGAGCCGTTCATCATGGTGGTGCTGGGGGTCATCGTCGGCGGCCTGGTGGTTGCAATGTACCTGCCCATCTTCCAACTCGGCTCAGCGATCTGA
- a CDS encoding FAD/FMN-containing dehydrogenase gives MKYWPVLLLSLLPLWAQALEVGERLAPWTLLDQFDQAFTLDNQTRTLLVARSMDAAKLVDAALQGQPKGYLEARHAVFVADIQRMPRLIAKMFAVPAMRDYPYRVMLDRDGRVAPRYPGAVDKVLWLQLKDGQLVGKHEYATAAQLREALEKARP, from the coding sequence GTGAAATATTGGCCGGTGTTATTGCTCAGTCTCCTGCCTCTTTGGGCCCAGGCGCTGGAGGTTGGCGAGCGCCTGGCGCCGTGGACCTTGCTTGATCAGTTCGATCAGGCCTTCACGCTCGATAACCAGACTCGGACGCTGCTGGTGGCGCGTAGCATGGACGCCGCCAAACTGGTCGACGCCGCTTTGCAGGGCCAGCCCAAGGGCTACCTGGAGGCTCGACACGCGGTATTTGTCGCGGATATCCAGCGCATGCCTCGACTGATCGCGAAAATGTTCGCAGTACCGGCCATGCGCGATTATCCCTATCGAGTGATGCTTGACCGTGATGGTCGCGTGGCACCCCGTTACCCCGGCGCCGTGGATAAAGTGCTGTGGCTGCAGCTCAAGGACGGTCAATTGGTGGGTAAGCACGAATACGCCACGGCGGCACAATTGCGCGAGGCGCTGGAGAAGGCCCGGCCATGA
- a CDS encoding potassium channel family protein has protein sequence MLLNLLAGVPVMLFCLLMQAIFVTICLRQYVRFRHSKPPETQWLNILLLSMVMLLMLFSNFVQIAIWATLFMLLDEFDEFTTALYHSAVNFATLGYGDIIMSSRWRLLGPLEAANGILMFGVSTSVMTAAVMDVIKHNMDRLQ, from the coding sequence ATGCTGTTGAATTTACTGGCCGGCGTTCCCGTGATGTTGTTCTGCCTGCTGATGCAAGCCATTTTCGTGACGATATGCCTGCGTCAATACGTGCGTTTCAGGCATTCCAAACCGCCTGAAACGCAATGGCTGAATATCCTGTTGTTGTCGATGGTCATGCTGCTGATGCTGTTCAGTAATTTTGTGCAGATCGCCATCTGGGCCACGCTGTTCATGCTGCTCGACGAATTCGACGAGTTCACTACCGCGCTGTATCACTCGGCAGTCAATTTCGCCACGCTGGGCTACGGAGACATCATCATGTCCTCTCGCTGGCGTCTGCTTGGCCCATTGGAGGCAGCCAACGGTATTCTGATGTTTGGTGTCTCCACCTCGGTGATGACCGCTGCGGTGATGGATGTCATAAAGCACAACATGGACAGGCTACAGTAG
- a CDS encoding A24 family peptidase, with amino-acid sequence MSLNEFLSLNPLAFVIAAGLIGLLIGSFLNVVVWRLPKMLEREWRLQAHDVLDLPAEAPGPTYNLILPHSECPHCGHQIRVWENIPILSYLFLRGRCSHCAAPISKRYPLTELACSLLSAFVAWHFGFGWQACMVLVLSWGLLAMSLIDAEHQLLPDVLVMPLMWLGLILNSFGLFVSLHDAFWGAVAGYMALWTVFWLFKLVTGKDGIGYGDFKLLAMLGAWGGWQILPMTILLSSLVGAILGVILLRLRDAKTSTPLPFGPYLAIAGWIALLWGGQITGFYWQFVGLK; translated from the coding sequence ATGTCCTTGAACGAATTCCTGAGCCTCAACCCGCTGGCCTTCGTGATCGCCGCAGGGCTGATCGGCCTGCTGATCGGCAGTTTTCTCAATGTGGTGGTCTGGCGCCTGCCGAAGATGCTTGAGCGTGAATGGCGCCTGCAGGCCCATGACGTGCTGGACTTGCCAGCCGAAGCCCCCGGCCCGACCTACAACCTGATACTGCCCCACTCCGAGTGTCCTCACTGCGGCCATCAGATTCGGGTCTGGGAAAACATACCGATACTCAGTTATCTGTTTTTACGCGGGCGCTGCTCACACTGCGCGGCGCCGATCAGTAAACGTTACCCGCTGACCGAACTGGCTTGCAGCCTGCTGTCGGCGTTCGTCGCCTGGCATTTCGGTTTCGGCTGGCAGGCCTGCATGGTGCTGGTTCTGAGTTGGGGCCTGCTGGCGATGAGCCTGATCGATGCCGAGCATCAACTGTTGCCGGACGTACTGGTGATGCCGTTGATGTGGCTGGGGTTGATCCTCAACAGCTTCGGGCTCTTCGTATCACTGCATGATGCGTTCTGGGGCGCAGTGGCCGGCTACATGGCGCTGTGGACGGTGTTCTGGCTGTTCAAGCTGGTCACCGGCAAGGACGGCATCGGTTACGGTGACTTCAAGCTCCTGGCGATGCTCGGAGCCTGGGGCGGCTGGCAGATCCTGCCCATGACCATTCTGCTGTCATCGCTGGTAGGGGCCATTCTCGGGGTGATTTTGCTGCGCCTGCGGGATGCGAAAACCTCGACGCCGCTACCCTTTGGACCCTATCTGGCCATTGCCGGCTGGATTGCCTTGCTCTGGGGTGGTCAAATAACCGGCTTCTATTGGCAGTTTGTCGGTTTGAAATGA
- a CDS encoding methyl-accepting chemotaxis protein → MQHNLRETLQGISGSAAQLATAAEELNMVTLDSTQNLQQQNNEIEQAATAVTEMTTAVEEVARNAVSTSDATRQSSESAHVGQQRVSETVTAISALASDVQTTGGLVQSLANQSQDIGKVLDVIRAIAEQTNLLALNAAIEAARAGESGRGFAVVADEVRALAYRTQQSTQEIEQMVQGMRTGATQALDSMQASSSRAASTLALAEHAGEALQTITASVHQIHERNLVIASAAEEQAQVAREVDRNLVNIRDLSVRSAAGADQTSASSHELSQLANSLRTMVQRFQV, encoded by the coding sequence ATGCAACACAACCTGCGTGAAACCTTGCAGGGCATCAGCGGTTCGGCGGCACAATTGGCGACGGCAGCCGAGGAATTGAATATGGTCACCCTCGACAGCACCCAGAATCTGCAACAGCAGAACAACGAGATTGAGCAAGCGGCGACGGCCGTCACCGAAATGACCACCGCGGTGGAGGAGGTCGCACGCAATGCGGTCTCTACCTCCGATGCCACGCGCCAATCCAGTGAGTCGGCACACGTTGGTCAGCAGCGAGTGAGCGAAACCGTGACTGCCATCAGTGCCCTTGCCAGCGATGTGCAGACAACTGGCGGCTTGGTGCAATCATTGGCCAACCAGTCCCAGGACATCGGCAAGGTGCTGGATGTGATTCGTGCCATTGCCGAACAGACCAACCTGCTGGCTCTCAACGCGGCCATCGAAGCGGCGCGCGCGGGCGAAAGCGGTCGAGGTTTCGCGGTGGTTGCCGACGAAGTGCGCGCCTTGGCGTACCGCACGCAACAGTCGACTCAGGAAATCGAACAAATGGTTCAGGGCATGCGCACTGGTGCAACCCAGGCGCTGGACTCCATGCAAGCCAGCTCCTCGCGGGCAGCCAGCACCCTGGCGTTGGCGGAGCATGCGGGCGAAGCGCTGCAGACCATCACCGCCTCGGTTCATCAGATCCACGAACGCAACCTGGTGATCGCCAGCGCCGCCGAGGAGCAGGCGCAAGTGGCGCGTGAAGTTGACCGCAACCTGGTGAACATTCGCGATTTGTCGGTACGCTCCGCTGCCGGTGCGGATCAGACCAGCGCCTCCAGCCATGAGTTGTCGCAGTTGGCCAACTCGTTGCGGACCATGGTGCAGCGCTTTCAGGTGTAA
- a CDS encoding DUF3094 domain-containing protein, with the protein MTSRLNPDDQKHVEEYLHLSQHQVERRPFRPWMLLVVVLAVTIGLGLLSRLISYLTL; encoded by the coding sequence ATGACCAGCCGCCTGAACCCCGACGACCAAAAGCATGTCGAAGAGTACCTGCACCTGTCCCAGCACCAAGTCGAGCGCCGGCCTTTCCGGCCGTGGATGCTCCTGGTGGTGGTGTTGGCAGTGACCATTGGTTTAGGCCTGTTGAGCCGCTTGATCAGTTACCTGACGCTATGA
- a CDS encoding EF-hand domain-containing protein — translation MSRTTTLSKNTVGLLGAVFAGGLMLSGSVFAAQPLTQGYLLASAEQVVKTPEGKCGEGKCGDASMAKTDTDGDGKVSRAEFQKVAPKADFDKIDTNHDGQIDEQEAFNNVKANYEANGKKMPKGLFEHLKDNS, via the coding sequence ATGTCCCGTACCACTACTCTCAGCAAAAACACCGTAGGCCTGCTTGGTGCCGTATTCGCTGGCGGCCTGATGCTGTCCGGCTCTGTCTTCGCCGCGCAGCCACTGACTCAAGGCTACCTGCTGGCCTCGGCGGAACAGGTGGTGAAGACGCCTGAAGGCAAATGTGGCGAAGGCAAGTGCGGCGATGCCTCGATGGCCAAAACCGACACCGATGGCGACGGTAAGGTTTCCCGTGCCGAGTTCCAGAAGGTCGCGCCCAAGGCTGACTTCGACAAGATCGACACCAACCATGACGGTCAAATCGACGAACAGGAAGCGTTTAACAATGTGAAAGCCAATTACGAAGCCAATGGCAAAAAAATGCCGAAGGGCCTGTTCGAGCACCTGAAAGACAACAGCTAA
- a CDS encoding DUF1780 domain-containing protein, which produces MDDSDYLRLLTIAAEQANTFLSNARKWERERWVCQRLLQGLNIPYRADEFAPAGEPPDVLFRDANFEVFFVLDEGRRLNDEWRDELQRRRSAFSLSQLVRREAKPRRIPANEFLLRLAPTLRKKAHNYKERGMDLGDLDIIAFASLKREVLDLNSHFPPPTEYLRQGWRSLSLVGPTFARVLFAHPDAPDFLRSNLGRSIVFDVGISL; this is translated from the coding sequence ATGGACGACTCAGATTATTTACGCCTGCTGACCATTGCGGCCGAGCAAGCCAACACGTTCCTTTCCAATGCCCGCAAATGGGAGCGTGAGCGTTGGGTTTGCCAGCGCCTGCTGCAAGGCCTGAACATTCCCTACCGCGCCGACGAGTTTGCCCCCGCCGGGGAGCCGCCGGACGTGCTGTTTCGCGATGCGAATTTCGAGGTGTTCTTCGTGCTCGACGAGGGCCGGCGCCTCAACGATGAATGGCGCGATGAACTGCAACGCCGGCGCAGCGCGTTTTCCCTGAGCCAGCTGGTGCGCCGCGAGGCCAAGCCCCGGCGCATCCCGGCCAATGAGTTCCTGCTGAGACTGGCGCCGACCTTGCGCAAAAAAGCCCACAACTACAAAGAACGCGGCATGGACCTGGGGGATCTGGACATCATCGCCTTCGCCAGCCTCAAGCGCGAAGTGCTGGACCTCAACAGCCACTTTCCACCACCCACCGAATACCTGCGCCAGGGCTGGCGTTCGTTGTCGCTGGTCGGCCCGACCTTCGCCCGCGTGCTCTTCGCCCACCCGGATGCCCCGGACTTCCTGCGCAGCAATCTGGGCCGCAGCATCGTCTTCGACGTGGGGATCAGCCTGTGA
- the yacG gene encoding DNA gyrase inhibitor YacG, translated as MSQTPTVDCPTCGAPVEWSPENKFRPFCSDRCKLIDLGAWASEEHKIPVSPDAEDELFSEDFDPRH; from the coding sequence ATGAGCCAAACCCCGACCGTCGATTGCCCAACCTGTGGCGCCCCTGTCGAATGGAGCCCCGAGAACAAGTTCCGGCCGTTCTGTTCGGACCGTTGCAAACTGATCGACCTGGGCGCGTGGGCGTCGGAAGAACACAAGATCCCGGTGAGCCCGGATGCCGAAGACGAGCTGTTCAGCGAAGACTTCGACCCGCGTCACTAA
- a CDS encoding NAD(P)/FAD-dependent oxidoreductase: protein MTHRIVIVGGGAGGLELATRLGKTLGKRGTASVMLVDANLTHIWKPLLHEVAAGSLNSSEDELNYVAQAKWNHFEFQLGRMSGLDRTQKKIQLAATYDEAGLELVPAREVPYDSLVIAVGSTTNDFGTQGAAQHCLFLDTRKQAERFHQQLLNHYLRAHAGQTDTLQQISVAIVGAGATGVELAAELHNAAHELAAYGLDRIKPENMHITLIEAGPRVLPALPERIGGPVHKTLEKLGVNVMTNAAVSEVTADSLITADGQVISASLKVWAAGIRAPGFLKDIDGLETNRINQLQVLPTLQTTRDENIFAFGDCAACPQPGSDRNVPPRAQAAHQQASLLAKSLKLRIEGKALPEYKYTDYGSLISLSRFSAVGNLMGNLTGSVMLEGWLARMFYVSLYRMHQMALYGAFRTAMLMLGSKIGRGTEPRLKLH, encoded by the coding sequence ATGACTCATCGTATTGTTATCGTTGGCGGCGGCGCCGGCGGTCTGGAGTTGGCTACCCGTCTGGGTAAGACTCTGGGCAAGCGCGGCACGGCCAGTGTGATGCTGGTCGACGCGAACCTGACCCACATCTGGAAACCGCTGTTGCACGAAGTGGCGGCAGGTTCCCTGAACTCTTCCGAAGACGAACTCAACTATGTCGCCCAGGCAAAATGGAACCACTTCGAGTTCCAGCTGGGGCGCATGAGCGGGCTCGATCGCACGCAGAAGAAAATCCAGCTGGCCGCCACTTACGACGAGGCCGGCCTGGAGCTGGTACCCGCGCGGGAAGTGCCTTACGACTCGCTGGTAATCGCCGTCGGCAGCACCACCAATGACTTCGGTACTCAAGGCGCGGCGCAGCACTGCCTGTTCCTCGACACCCGCAAGCAGGCCGAGCGCTTCCATCAGCAACTGCTCAATCACTACCTGCGTGCCCACGCCGGGCAGACCGACACGCTGCAACAGATCAGCGTGGCCATCGTCGGCGCCGGGGCCACCGGGGTCGAACTGGCGGCGGAACTGCACAACGCCGCCCATGAGCTGGCGGCTTATGGTCTGGATCGAATCAAGCCGGAGAACATGCACATCACCCTGATCGAAGCCGGACCACGGGTACTCCCGGCCCTGCCTGAACGGATCGGCGGGCCTGTGCATAAAACCCTGGAAAAACTCGGGGTCAACGTCATGACCAATGCCGCGGTCAGTGAAGTGACCGCCGACAGCCTGATTACCGCCGACGGCCAAGTGATCAGCGCCAGCCTGAAAGTCTGGGCCGCCGGGATTCGCGCACCGGGTTTCCTCAAGGACATCGACGGCCTGGAAACCAACCGCATCAACCAGCTGCAAGTGCTGCCGACCCTGCAAACCACCCGCGACGAGAACATCTTCGCCTTCGGCGACTGCGCGGCCTGCCCGCAACCGGGCAGCGACCGCAATGTGCCGCCGCGTGCCCAGGCGGCCCACCAACAGGCTTCGTTGCTGGCCAAATCGCTGAAACTACGGATCGAAGGCAAGGCCCTGCCGGAATACAAATACACCGACTATGGCTCGCTGATTTCGCTGTCGCGTTTTTCGGCTGTGGGTAACTTGATGGGCAACCTCACCGGCAGCGTGATGCTTGAGGGCTGGCTGGCGCGGATGTTTTACGTGTCGCTGTACCGCATGCACCAGATGGCGCTGTATGGCGCGTTCCGCACGGCGATGCTGATGCTGGGCAGCAAGATTGGCCGCGGGACTGAGCCGCGGCTCAAGCTGCACTAA
- the coaE gene encoding dephospho-CoA kinase (Dephospho-CoA kinase (CoaE) performs the final step in coenzyme A biosynthesis.), producing the protein MNTPVEKPWILGLTGGIGSGKSAAAQHFIDLGVHVVDADHAARWVVEPGRPALAKIAEHFGPGVLQSDGQLDRAALRKLIFEVPEERRWLEALLHPLIAEEIAHHLAKAQSPYAILVSPLLIESGQYAMTQRVLVIDAPEQLQIERTLQRDQTSEQQVQAILKAQSSRQDRLSHADDVVVNDRDLAWLHSEVERLHHFYLTLRGGHS; encoded by the coding sequence ATGAATACCCCTGTGGAAAAACCCTGGATTCTCGGCCTGACCGGCGGCATCGGCAGCGGCAAAAGTGCGGCCGCGCAGCACTTCATCGACCTCGGCGTGCACGTGGTGGACGCCGATCATGCGGCTCGCTGGGTGGTGGAACCCGGTCGCCCGGCACTGGCAAAAATCGCCGAGCACTTTGGCCCCGGCGTGTTGCAATCCGATGGCCAGCTGGATCGTGCGGCCCTGCGCAAGCTGATCTTCGAGGTGCCGGAAGAACGTCGCTGGCTCGAAGCGCTGCTGCATCCGTTGATCGCCGAGGAAATCGCCCATCATCTGGCCAAGGCACAATCACCTTACGCGATTCTGGTTTCGCCGCTGCTGATCGAATCCGGGCAGTACGCCATGACCCAACGGGTCCTGGTGATCGATGCCCCGGAACAGTTACAGATCGAACGCACCCTGCAGCGTGACCAGACCAGCGAGCAGCAAGTCCAGGCGATCCTCAAGGCTCAGTCCAGCCGACAGGACCGCTTGAGCCATGCCGACGATGTGGTGGTCAACGACCGCGACCTCGCCTGGCTGCACAGCGAGGTCGAACGCCTGCATCACTTTTACCTTACTTTGCGTGGAGGCCACTCATGA
- a CDS encoding AI-2E family transporter: MVPTPISEKAFSRSLLDVLIRAGLIAVLVVFCFQIFSPFLDLMLWSIILAITLYPSHVRFKGLLGNKDGLSATLIVLIAISILMVPAYLLGTSIADSVERAMSMVKSDSFHIPPPSDAVAGWPLVGKPLHSLWTQAVTDLPDLLQKFIPQIKGVSLSLLSKLAGAGMGLLLFIFALIIAGIFLAYGESGHRSAVQIASRFCGPVKGPKITELCTATIRAVALGVVGIAFIQMLLVGIGFVSMGIPGAGLLALAVLLIGIMQLPATLITLPVIVYVFANEGASTATIVFAIYVFVAGLVDNVLKPLLLGRGVDVPMPVVLIGALGGMVTSGILGLFIGPVILAVGYRLFWQWVDDQAQEPGPDHQGQT, translated from the coding sequence ATGGTTCCCACACCTATTTCCGAAAAGGCTTTTTCCCGCAGTCTGCTCGATGTACTGATTCGTGCCGGGTTGATTGCCGTTCTGGTGGTTTTCTGCTTCCAGATATTCAGTCCATTCCTCGATCTGATGCTGTGGTCGATAATCCTGGCAATCACCCTCTACCCATCGCACGTCAGGTTCAAAGGCCTGCTGGGAAACAAGGATGGGCTCAGCGCGACGCTGATCGTGCTGATCGCCATCAGTATCCTCATGGTGCCTGCCTATTTGTTGGGAACCTCGATTGCAGATTCCGTGGAGAGGGCGATGAGCATGGTCAAAAGTGACAGTTTCCATATCCCCCCGCCGTCCGATGCGGTAGCCGGCTGGCCACTCGTGGGGAAACCTCTTCATAGCTTATGGACACAAGCCGTCACCGACCTGCCCGACCTGTTACAGAAGTTCATACCGCAAATCAAAGGTGTCAGCCTCTCCCTGCTGAGCAAGCTGGCGGGTGCCGGCATGGGGCTCCTTTTATTTATCTTCGCCCTGATTATTGCCGGTATTTTTTTAGCCTATGGTGAAAGTGGCCACCGCAGCGCAGTGCAAATCGCTTCGCGCTTCTGCGGTCCGGTCAAGGGACCGAAAATCACCGAGCTGTGCACCGCGACCATCCGGGCAGTGGCGTTGGGCGTGGTCGGCATCGCCTTCATTCAGATGCTGTTGGTCGGCATCGGCTTTGTGTCCATGGGCATCCCCGGCGCAGGTCTTCTCGCCTTGGCGGTGCTGCTTATTGGCATCATGCAATTACCGGCCACCCTGATTACCCTTCCGGTCATCGTCTACGTCTTCGCGAACGAAGGTGCCAGTACGGCGACCATTGTGTTTGCCATCTATGTCTTCGTTGCGGGCCTGGTCGATAACGTCCTCAAGCCGTTGCTGCTCGGTCGAGGTGTCGATGTGCCGATGCCTGTGGTGCTGATCGGTGCCTTGGGCGGCATGGTCACGAGCGGTATCCTCGGCCTGTTTATCGGCCCCGTGATACTGGCGGTCGGCTATCGGCTGTTCTGGCAATGGGTGGACGATCAAGCGCAAGAACCCGGGCCAGACCACCAGGGACAGACCTGA
- a CDS encoding energy-coupling factor ABC transporter permease: MIGAELLSSETLTVGWLIYVPVLIWAVTRAPWVELFSDSRRQHLLLGTVFALFMLWLVRRDFDTGVSYHFIGMTAVTLLLDWPLAIIGGLVAQAGLVLLGRQDLAAVGVNGVLLILLPVLVTECCAILVERAQPRNPFVYIFCSGFLAAALSALLCLILALTLLWYDERFAMPYWLEDFVGYLWLLIFPEAFINGMVVSALVVFCPEWLETFNRTRYLSAPWKDDDPKS; encoded by the coding sequence ATGATCGGTGCCGAGTTACTGTCATCCGAAACCCTCACGGTGGGGTGGCTGATCTATGTTCCGGTGCTGATCTGGGCAGTTACGCGAGCGCCATGGGTCGAGTTATTCAGCGACAGCCGCCGTCAGCATCTGTTATTAGGCACAGTGTTCGCGCTGTTCATGCTGTGGCTGGTGCGGCGGGACTTCGATACCGGCGTGTCCTATCACTTCATTGGCATGACGGCCGTGACGTTATTGCTGGATTGGCCATTGGCAATTATCGGTGGGCTGGTCGCGCAAGCGGGGTTGGTGTTGCTCGGGCGTCAGGACCTGGCCGCTGTCGGGGTCAATGGCGTGTTGCTGATTCTGCTGCCGGTGCTGGTCACCGAGTGCTGCGCGATCCTGGTGGAGCGTGCACAGCCGCGTAATCCCTTCGTGTACATCTTTTGTTCCGGTTTTTTGGCTGCGGCATTGTCGGCTTTGTTGTGCCTGATCCTGGCGCTCACGTTACTGTGGTACGACGAGCGATTCGCCATGCCGTACTGGCTGGAAGATTTTGTCGGTTACCTGTGGTTGCTGATTTTTCCGGAGGCGTTCATCAACGGCATGGTGGTCAGCGCACTGGTGGTGTTCTGTCCCGAATGGCTGGAGACGTTCAATCGCACGCGCTATCTATCGGCGCCCTGGAAAGATGACGATCCCAAATCTTGA